In Apis mellifera strain DH4 linkage group LG3, Amel_HAv3.1, whole genome shotgun sequence, one DNA window encodes the following:
- the LOC410027 gene encoding survival of motor neuron-related-splicing factor 30 isoform X1, which produces MDDLQNYKLQLQQVEAALTTDPSNEELLKLKIDLEEVIELTHDLIKSQQQEKRQANGMDAKDPILLAVLANKWKVGDQCMAPWSEDGKYYEATIDAISEDGVVNITFNEYKNTDVTMLSQLKSVAKRPASDWADQKSKKRKMQAAAVAGSDPNKQREYLKKKKQRKLQRFKELEEEREMEKNKWLAFTNKSSKKGVIKKSIFATPENVNGRVGIGTCGVSGREMTKFSNGEKWRRGA; this is translated from the exons ATGGACGATTTACAGAATTATAAACTGCAGCTTCAACAG gtaGAAGCTGCACTTACTACGGATCCTAGTAATGAAGaacttcttaaattaaaaattgatcttgAAGAAGTAATAGAGTTGACacatgatttaattaaatcacaaCAACAGGAAAAAAGACAAGCCAATGGCATGGATGCTAAAGATCCTATTTTACTTGCAGTTTTGGCTAATAAGTGGAAGGTTGGTGATCAGTGCATGGCACCTTGGAGCGAAGATGGCAA ATATTATGAGGCAACCATAGATGCAATAAGTGAAGATGGTGTtgttaatataacttttaatgaatataaaaatacagatGTCACTATGCTTAGTCAGTTAAAATCTGTAGCTAAAAGGCCAGCATCAGATTGGGCAGATCAAAAATCAAA GAAAAG aaaaatgcAAGCCGCTGCAGTAGCAGGCTCAGATCCTAATAAACAAAgggaatatttaaagaaaaagaaacaaagaaaacttCAACGATTTAAAGAACTTGAAGAGGAAcgtgaaatggaaaaaaataaatggctAGCATTTACAAATAag tCTTCAAAAAAaggtgtaattaaaaaaagtatatttgcaACGCCAGAAAATGTGAATGGTCGAGTCGGAATTGGTACTTGTGGCGTAAGCGGTCGAGAAATGACTAAATTTAGTAATGGTGAAAAATGGAGAAGAGGAGCATGA
- the LOC410027 gene encoding survival of motor neuron-related-splicing factor 30 isoform X2 — protein MDDLQNYKLQLQQVEAALTTDPSNEELLKLKIDLEEVIELTHDLIKSQQQEKRQANGMDAKDPILLAVLANKWKVGDQCMAPWSEDGKYYEATIDAISEDGVVNITFNEYKNTDVTMLSQLKSVAKRPASDWADQKSKKMQAAAVAGSDPNKQREYLKKKKQRKLQRFKELEEEREMEKNKWLAFTNKSSKKGVIKKSIFATPENVNGRVGIGTCGVSGREMTKFSNGEKWRRGA, from the exons ATGGACGATTTACAGAATTATAAACTGCAGCTTCAACAG gtaGAAGCTGCACTTACTACGGATCCTAGTAATGAAGaacttcttaaattaaaaattgatcttgAAGAAGTAATAGAGTTGACacatgatttaattaaatcacaaCAACAGGAAAAAAGACAAGCCAATGGCATGGATGCTAAAGATCCTATTTTACTTGCAGTTTTGGCTAATAAGTGGAAGGTTGGTGATCAGTGCATGGCACCTTGGAGCGAAGATGGCAA ATATTATGAGGCAACCATAGATGCAATAAGTGAAGATGGTGTtgttaatataacttttaatgaatataaaaatacagatGTCACTATGCTTAGTCAGTTAAAATCTGTAGCTAAAAGGCCAGCATCAGATTGGGCAGATCAAAAATCAAA aaaaatgcAAGCCGCTGCAGTAGCAGGCTCAGATCCTAATAAACAAAgggaatatttaaagaaaaagaaacaaagaaaacttCAACGATTTAAAGAACTTGAAGAGGAAcgtgaaatggaaaaaaataaatggctAGCATTTACAAATAag tCTTCAAAAAAaggtgtaattaaaaaaagtatatttgcaACGCCAGAAAATGTGAATGGTCGAGTCGGAATTGGTACTTGTGGCGTAAGCGGTCGAGAAATGACTAAATTTAGTAATGGTGAAAAATGGAGAAGAGGAGCATGA
- the LOC413689 gene encoding solute carrier family 12 member 8, with protein sequence MESNERNKLSNGDVINNKDIDWSRYGLHNNTETQKNNETQRNNRQYEEFGSEMYQTGANELFAQEYSADPWWKSNFFISQPVLFGTWDGVFTSCLINIFGVIVFLRSGWIVGQAGSFNAVLIILCTVCIALVTVLSAVGICERCRVESGGVYFLLSHVLGSRFGGSIGLLYCFGQAVGCALNVLGFGESLAGLVGLESAWAERGFACAAVILLSIINIAGVKWVIKLQFILLLILLLAGVDFMVGSFTHINVEAGFEGWLSGNLKNNTFTNYQDGYSWFTVFGVFFPTVTGVLAGINMSGDLKHPSTDIPNGTLAAVGTGTFLYLCFSIFLAATCTRKALLTNFMIASTVSAISVLLLAGLYVSSFSSCLGAMYGTPRVLQSIASQNVLPGISCLQRGKGPNKVPVYAMLVVAVVTLTFIITGQINTLAPIVTMPFLLTYACLDYAYFALAQTFDIQLSREQRFRTQSPTFDRDYGSASRNNSITDTDNDLDNLFPERIRHKNLIRNPSLSENNVYIDSSPSIDENGSGTDISERKIHIHNKLGNWYSPLCNRWFSLLGCLIKLLIMFLVHWSYAIANIVVVFLVWSYIGHANPAVKPGVSSEFKLFKWLKILLLRIMGRKVYDYEQIVVTPVHPGVETCSAQLNEENEDFAGRRRYHQTATVTGQCVSID encoded by the exons ATGGAgtcaaatgaaagaaataaattatcaaatggaGATGTTATAAACAATAAGGATATCGATTGGTCTAGATATGGTTTACACAATAATACAGAAACtcaaaagaataatgaaacacaaagaaataatagacAATACGAAGAATTTGGATCTGAAATGTATCAAACTGGAGCAAATGAATTATTTGCTCAAGAATat agTGCTGATCCTTGgtggaaatcaaatttttttatttctcagcCTGTATTATTTGGAACATGGGATGGAGTTTTTACATCTTgtctaattaacatttttggaGTTATTGTCTTTTTAAGATCAGGATGGATAGTAGGTCAAGCTGGTTCTTTCAATgctgtattaataattttatgtacag tatGCATTGCATTGGTAACAGTATTATCTGCTGTGGGAATATGTGAAAGATGTCGTGTAGAAAGTGGtggagtttattttttattatcacatGTGTTAGGATCAAGATTTGGTGGATCTAttggattattatattgttttggacaa gcGGTAGGTTGTGCTCTAAATGTTTTAGGATTTGGAGAATCTCTGGCTGGTCTTGTGGGTTTAGAGTCCGCATGGGCAGAACGAGGTTTTGCTTGTGCTGCTGTTATTTTAttgtctattattaatattgctgGTGTCAAATGGGTTATAaaacttcaatttattttattattaattttattgcttgCTGGTGTAGATTTTATGGTTGGAAGTTTTACTCATATAAATGTTG aagcTGGTTTTGAAGGTTGGTTAtcaggaaatttaaaaaataatacttttaccAACTATCAGGATGGATATAGTTGGTTTACAGTTTTTGGCGTATTTTTTCCTACAGTAACTGGTGTTTTAGCTGGTATTAATATGAGTGGAGATTTAAAACATCCATCTACTGATATTCCTAATGGCACATTAGCAGCTGTGGGAACtgg aacatttttatatttatgtttttcaatatttctcgcGGCAACTTGTACTCGAAAGGCACTGCTTACGAATTTTATGATTGCATCAACAGTATCAGCAATTTCAGTATTGCTACTAGCAGGTCTTTATGTTTCATCATTTAGCAGCTGTTTGGGTGCAATGTATGGTACCCCTCGTGTTCTTCAATCTATTGCTAGTCAAAATGTTTTACCAGGAATTAGTTGTTTGCAAAGAGGA aaaggaCCAAATAAGGTACCTGTATATGCAATGTtagttgttgctgttgttacattaacttttattattaccgGTCAAATTAATACACTTGCACCAATTGTTACTATGCCTTTTCTTCTAACTTACGCGTGTTTGGATTATGCATATTTTGCTCTTGCACAAACATTCGATATACAATTATCCAGAGAACAAAGATTTCGAACACAATCTCCAACATTTGATCGTGATTATGGTTCTGCAAGtagaaataattcgataacgGACACAGATAAcgatttagataatttattccCCGAACGAATAAGACATAAAAATCTAATC agaaaTCCTAGTCtttctgaaaataatgtttatatagatTCTTCACCAAGTATCGATGAAAATGGTAGTGGAACCGATATTTCAGaacgaaaaattcatatcCATAATAAATTAGGAAATTGGTATAGTCCTTTATGTAATAGATGGTTTTCATTATTAGGT tgtcttataaaattacttattatgtTTCTTGTTCATTGGAGCTATGCTATTGCTAATATTGTTGTCGTTTTTCTCGTTTGGAGTTACATTGGCCATGCTAATCCTGCAGTTAAACCAGGTGTTTCAtctgaatttaaattgtttaaatggTTGAAAATCTTGTTGTTAAGGATTATggg aagaaaagttTATGATTACGAACAAATTGTCGTTACACCCGTGCATCCTGGTGTTGAAACTTGTTCAGCTcaattaaatgaagaaaacgAAGATTTTGCTGGAAGGAGAAGATATCATCAAACAGCTACTGTGACGGGACAATGTGTCAGTATTGATTGA